The sequence TCAACGTGGGGGTATTTCACAATTGGTGGTTCACGAGGCTTGAAAAACTCTCGATCCCAACATGGATGTGGGTTTGTTATCAGCTTGCCAGATTTCGCTGTGGCAGCCCAGGCGCTGAGGAATTGCATAGCGCCAAGGCCATCGCAGATGCAATGGCAGAGCCTCAAGCCTAAGCTGAAACCCCCACATTTAAAAAGGGTCACTTGTGCTATAAGCAATGGCATTTCAAGTACTTTATATGGCTCTTCATTAGGGAACTTAAAGATCAATGGCTCCCATGATGGGTTTGGAACCGTTATGTTTCCTAAACTGTTCAATGTTATCTCAGAATGAGCTTCTACCATTAAAGCTCCTTGTTCTGATCCGAAGAACACTTCCATCTTCCCATTTTTGGTGTCTCTGAGCCTGCCTGAAAAAGGGTAATAAGGAATTAAAACAAGAGAAAGTGCTTCTCGAAGCACTTTCATTACAGGCTTCTCACCGGAGTTGAAGCTGTCCATCTGATAAAAGTAGACCGTTGGTGTGAAAACGCGGGCTCCGACCACATTGTCGAGGTTAGAGAGGTAAAGGGAGTCGCCGTCGGCAGTGGGAATAGGACCCGCTGGCATGATTGGAACCATTCGGTCAATGGTGACAGGGATGTCCATGGGAGGAATACGGAGCTCTTGAACCCACGATGGCGCCATGAGAGAATGCTGAAGAAACAAGTGTTGCCGTTTCGAAGCATTTGTAGAAGAAGAGTGAACTTTCACTGAGGCATGCAAAGAAAGCTTGAGCTAAAATATGATGACTGGAATTTAAAGTTCTGTTGGTAGGTAGCAGGTTATACTGACATTGTTCGTGATGTGAAAAATACACGACCAATTATCTTTGTTAATTCTTTGTTTTGTCCGATGGTTCGTAGTTattttgaaaaacatgaaacatATGTGCAGGaggttaataaaatttaaaacatatcCCATTTAGATAAAATGCAGATGGCCATTACACAACGAATAAATGAAACAGACATTTTCTTAAGCGTGAACAAAGAATTAGCAAGTTGAGAGAAGACAACGGGAGCACTGTTGTCGAAGTTTAAACTTAACAATCAACATTCTGAATGACAAAACCATAGATCTTTCGTTTTAACCTTTCCACCTTTTCTTTCAAAGGATCATCTCGCTTTGAAACTACACGGTCCAACCAGTCATTAACTCTTTTTAACTGGGATAAAACAGATGCAATGGAGCTACGATTCGGTATTGGAGGCGACGTTTTAATGGCATCTCCGGAGCTTTCTCTAAACACCTTTGAACCAGCATCAAGGGAATCCTCGACAAACTTGAGAAACCAAAGCTTCATCTCAGACTGCAACTCCATAGCAAGCTCTACAGTCTCTTTCATTCCATGGCCTCTAGTCCATGAAACCACATTTGAATTGGGAAGTGAAGATCCCTCCATAGTTTGTCTTTTCGATAAGCTTTTGTGCAAAGAAGTTGCAGGGCCACTGTCTTGACCGGTGAGAAGTGAGACTATCTCAAGGTTAGTGGCTAACGCGGCATCAACCCAAAGAGAGGCAGGTTTCGATTGCTCCAACGAGCTAATAGCACCAGGTTTGCTGCCATTCCGACTGCCTAAAACTGATTCGGCAATCTCAGTCGATTTCACTACATCGTTATAGATTATGAAGAATTGGTCCACCACATGCAGAAGGTCTCCAGTCTTGTGTGTAGAGGAAAGCTCTGAAAACATGCTGGAATGATATGGAAGTTTAtatcaattcaattcaattcagtttataacaattattattTAAGACATTAAAAGTGGAAAGGTGGCTAATACCTTATGCTCCTTATGATCGATTCAGTAGAAATTGCTTCTTCCAATGCTTCAGCTGCAGCTATAGAAGCAATATCTCTCCTTTGCATAGCCTCCTGATAGATAACATCAAAAAGTACAAATACAACCTAAGTCCAAGTTTTATCACTAAAATTAAACAGCTTTTCCAAGtttcaaaaacaactctttaAATCACACGCTCATTTCAAACCTTCGCAAGTTTAACGACATTTGCAGGAGCTGCATCAACTAGAACACTGCCATCAGTCCATTTCTTATCGTGAACAGTTATACCAAAACCCGAAAATTTTCTCTCGTCTGGAACCTCGCACTCAGATGGACTGGAtgacttctttttttcttttctttgcacCTCCTCACTCTTGGATTTATGATCATTTACATCACTCAATCGTCTTGAAATGGCAGCCTAGAGAATACAGCAAGATAACGTAAAAAAATGAACAGGGAAAAACATCCAATTTGGCTAAGTTCTAGTTATCAACAGTATCTTATAATTGTACCTGAGTTCGAAGAATTGCTTGTAGATCTGGCTTGTTCTTTGAAACACCACTATCTCTCTGATCCTCAGAGGTAGAAGAGGCAGTTGATTGATCATCCCAACTCTTCCTATTCGATTTTGCAGACCCAACAAGTGCCTCAGAAACCTTAGAAATTCCAGCAGCGATGTTAGTCATTTTCTTCTTGCTTGCAGAATCTGCAACTGCCAAAAGAGGGGAGACCTTCAAACCCCCTGATAGCCTTCTTGCTGGAGAAAGAGAAGCCCTCCGTACACCAGGAGAAGCCTGTCTCCTCCCATTTGGGGATGGCTGTCGATACCTTGAAGGGACAATAATGGCGGGTTCCTTCGAATTCACCCGATTCTCTTCACGAGCAGCTACCAAACTTGGAACAACAGTTTTCGACGGCACTGGAGAAGCTGACCTCTTCCCCTTTCCAGCCGGCGAAGGATCTCGCTCAACCACCGGTACGTTCTTCTTTCCAACTGACATAGATCTTTTACCTCCCGCAGGAGAAGAAAACCTCTGAGGCTTATGGGAAACTTTGGTATCTTCAATACTTCCCTTATTTTCAGTCGGCAAATTATCTCGAGGAGCTAGGGCTTGCCTCCCTCTACCATTTCCAGTCTTCGAATTACTCTTCGATTCCTTCATTTGAGGTTCCTCCAATTTCTGATTCGAGGACAATGCGGCAATCGGGTCAGCCGATTGATCCGATTCTGTCACAGGTTGAATCACAAACTCACGCTTAGAAGCCGACATCCTCGCAATTAGAAGCTCAGGGCTTCCCACAGAAGCTTGCCGCCCTGGAATTGGACGAATACCGCAAACGCGAGGGATCGGCGTGTCGAATTCGAAGCGGTCGACGTAGACGAACTGGCCGAGATGCAATCGATTCGAGAGGATGAGATCGGTTTCGCGATCGGAAAGTGAGACGTAAGTGGAATTGAGGGAATCGGATAGCTGGATATAGAATCCACGATTGGGCCATAATTCGGAACCAGCGAGGGCCGGAACGATGCCTATGACTTGAAGGAGAGCGGAACGGTGGTCGCCGGTGACTCTGGTGTTGGAATTCATGGCCTGAAGGAGCTTCAAGAGGATTCCGGGAGTGAGAGAAGCCATGGCGGAATTGT comes from Benincasa hispida cultivar B227 chromosome 2, ASM972705v1, whole genome shotgun sequence and encodes:
- the LOC120071841 gene encoding uncharacterized protein LOC120071841: MASLTPGILLKLLQAMNSNTRVTGDHRSALLQVIGIVPALAGSELWPNRGFYIQLSDSLNSTYVSLSDRETDLILSNRLHLGQFVYVDRFEFDTPIPRVCGIRPIPGRQASVGSPELLIARMSASKREFVIQPVTESDQSADPIAALSSNQKLEEPQMKESKSNSKTGNGRGRQALAPRDNLPTENKGSIEDTKVSHKPQRFSSPAGGKRSMSVGKKNVPVVERDPSPAGKGKRSASPVPSKTVVPSLVAAREENRVNSKEPAIIVPSRYRQPSPNGRRQASPGVRRASLSPARRLSGGLKVSPLLAVADSASKKKMTNIAAGISKVSEALVGSAKSNRKSWDDQSTASSTSEDQRDSGVSKNKPDLQAILRTQAAISRRLSDVNDHKSKSEEVQRKEKKKSSSPSECEVPDERKFSGFGITVHDKKWTDGSVLVDAAPANVVKLAKEAMQRRDIASIAAAEALEEAISTESIIRSISMFSELSSTHKTGDLLHVVDQFFIIYNDVVKSTEIAESVLGSRNGSKPGAISSLEQSKPASLWVDAALATNLEIVSLLTGQDSGPATSLHKSLSKRQTMEGSSLPNSNVVSWTRGHGMKETVELAMELQSEMKLWFLKFVEDSLDAGSKVFRESSGDAIKTSPPIPNRSSIASVLSQLKRVNDWLDRVVSKRDDPLKEKVERLKRKIYGFVIQNVDC